TTCGGTCGGGCTTCTCGACGAAGGACTCGACCGATCGGCACTCGGCCAAGCCGGCGATGGCGCTCCCCTCGCGCACGTAGCCATAGCCCGTGTCCGGCCGCGCCGGGCGAATGCCGAAGGTGACGATCCGTCCCTCGACTGCGGCCGGCAGCGCCGTCTCGATCGCGGCCAGCAGCGCCTCGGGGGCGCGGATCAAATGATCCGACGGCAGCACCAGCATCACCGCCTCGGGATTCCGCTGCTGGAGAGCGAGTGCGGCCACGGCCACGGCCGGCGCGCTGTTGCGCCCCTCGGGCTCGAGCAAGGTCGCGGTGGGCGGCTGCCCGATCTGGCGCAGCTGCTCGGCCACGACGAAGCGGTGCTCGGCGTTGCAGACGATCAATGGCGGGCCGAACCGCTTGGCATCGGCAAACCGCGCCGCCGTCTGCTGCAGGAGGCTGAGCTCGCCCACGAGCGGCAGCATCTGCTTGGGATATTGCGCCCGCGACATCGGCCAAAGCCGGGTGCCCGAGCCGCCGGAGAGAATCACCGGATCGATCAGTCGCTGCACGCTGCGAGAACTTTCCCTGAGGTCGGGGCCATCGGGCTAACGGAGGCAGCGAGGACTGTCAATAAGAGGCTTGTCCGGGCCTGCCTGCTGAGAGGACATTACTCGGCCGCGATGGTCAAGCCGCGCGCCGAGGCGCACCCGGTTATGGCCTTGCGCATCCATCGCAAGCCCTTGCGGGCATTGGACGCTGCCTCGATTTTCTGGCATCTTTTCCCGGCAAGAAATGCCCGATCGCGTCGTCGACTTCGCCGCTACGCCTACTCGAACGCCGCAGCCTCGCGACAATTCTTGACGTCAATCGGTCGGTGCCGAGCGATGAAACCGGTCGCTCTGTCGCCTTGCCTGCTGCGGGCTAGAAGCCGCCCCATCGCAACGGCGAACCCTCGGGAGTGAAGAATGACCGTCCGGGTCGAGGCCCTGGCTGAATCTCTAAGGGCGGCGGCGGCCACGGCGACCTGGCGGCGCGCGCGCCGCCTGCAAGCCTTGATCTCGAGCGTGCGCCGACAACCGGACAATGACGCGCTCGCGAATGCCGTCGCGCTGCTGGCAATCCATGGCGGCTATCTCGCCGGAGACGCGCAAGGCCATCACCATCTTCTCATGACCTTGAGCAAAGTTGCCTACAGCGTGGCGGAGGTGCGTCAGGCTCGCACCGTGCGCGTGATGACCCGGCTGAGGGGAGAAGCCTCCGATCCACTGCTGAAGGAGCTCAAGCGCTGCTCGGCTGCCATCGATCGGTTGCGGGGCGAGCTCGCCCGGAGCGGCGGGGAAAACGCCGTCGATGGCGACCCCGGCGTGCAGATGGGCGCGGCGTCGACGGATTTCGAGAAATGGCCCAGGCCCAAATCTCAGGAAGCAACCGTCGACGTGGTCATTCCGGTCTACCGTGGACGCGAAGAGACCCTTCGCTGCATCTACTCCGTCTTGAGCGCGCCGACGAGCGTCGCCTATCGGCTGCGTGTCATCGACGACGGGTCGCCGGAACCCGCCTTGAGCGAGTCGCTCCAGCGGTTGGACTCGCTGGGACTGGTGAGCCTCGACCGCAATCCTGAGAACCTCGGCTTCGTCCGCACCGTCAATCGCGGGCTCAGCGCCGCCGGCAATCGGGATGTCGTGCTGCTGAACAGCGATACGGAGGTCTATGGCGACTGGCTGGGCCGGCTGCGTGCGGCCGCTTACAGCGCTCCCGACATCGGCACCGCAACACCGCTCTCGAACAATGCGACGATTTGTTCCTATCCCTACACATTGCTCGAGAACGTCATTCCGAAAGACACATCGTCCCGCGAGATCGACCGGATCGCCCAGACAGTCAACGCCGGAGAGGTATGCGCGGCGCCGACGGCGATCGGGTTCTGCATGTATATCCGGGCGGATTGCCTCGCTGCCGTCGGAGTGTTCGATGCGGAGACGTTCGGCAGGGGTTACGGTGAGGAGAACGATTTTTGCGTTCGTGCCGCGACAATCGGCTATCTCAACGTCATCGCTGCCGATTGCTTCGTGTTCCACCGTGGCGGCGTGTCTTTTGCGGAAGAGGCCGATACGAGGAAGATCGAGGCGATGAGGGTGCTGCGCCGGCTGCATCCGGGCTATGAGCCGAGCGTGCACGAGTTCATCGGTCGCGATCCCTTGGCAAGCGCCCGTCGCCGAATCGATCTTGTCCGGCTCAGAGAACGGCACAGGACCTATGCGCGAAAGGCCGTCCTGTTCGTCACGCATGACCTTGGGGGAGGAACCGAGCAGCACATCGCCGAGCTGAAGAACTTTCTCGGCGAGGTCGGCAGGCCGGTCGTCGTGCTTCGGCCGCGCGCGCGCGACTCAAGCTACCTCTCGATCGAGTCGTCGCTCGTCTGGTCGATCCCCAATTGCAGCTTCGATGTCGCCGCAGATTGGGCGGAGCTGGTGGAGACCTTGCGGATCATCGGCATCGAATTCGTGCACTTCCATCACTTGATCGATCTGCCGGATCGCATCCGCACGCTGCCGGCGGAGCTGGGCGTAAGCTACGACTACACGGCTCACGACTACTTTCCGCTCTGCCCGAAGATCAACCTCATCGACCACCAAGGGGTCCTGTGCGAGGTTGCCGGCGTGCGCGCGTGCAACGTCTGCCTCAGCCGCGAGCCCGGTCCCGTGCCGGTGCCGCAGGGAGCGGGAGATTGGCGCAAGAGCTTCG
The DNA window shown above is from Pseudomonadota bacterium and carries:
- a CDS encoding glycosyltransferase; translation: MTVRVEALAESLRAAAATATWRRARRLQALISSVRRQPDNDALANAVALLAIHGGYLAGDAQGHHHLLMTLSKVAYSVAEVRQARTVRVMTRLRGEASDPLLKELKRCSAAIDRLRGELARSGGENAVDGDPGVQMGAASTDFEKWPRPKSQEATVDVVIPVYRGREETLRCIYSVLSAPTSVAYRLRVIDDGSPEPALSESLQRLDSLGLVSLDRNPENLGFVRTVNRGLSAAGNRDVVLLNSDTEVYGDWLGRLRAAAYSAPDIGTATPLSNNATICSYPYTLLENVIPKDTSSREIDRIAQTVNAGEVCAAPTAIGFCMYIRADCLAAVGVFDAETFGRGYGEENDFCVRAATIGYLNVIAADCFVFHRGGVSFAEEADTRKIEAMRVLRRLHPGYEPSVHEFIGRDPLASARRRIDLVRLRERHRTYARKAVLFVTHDLGGGTEQHIAELKNFLGEVGRPVVVLRPRARDSSYLSIESSLVWSIPNCSFDVAADWAELVETLRIIGIEFVHFHHLIDLPDRIRTLPAELGVSYDYTAHDYFPLCPKINLIDHQGVLCEVAGVRACNVCLSREPGPVPVPQGAGDWRKSFAEFLIGAHRVFAPSHDTAGRFERHIAGLKVTVRAHLDAATWTRKEPVRRIAIPPKQGTRVLVLGALSPAKGAHLLRACVLDAERRRLPLEFVVVGIVFDPTLFAGLKKCRVLGPYHNDEVGGMLASLAPDCCFFPAIWPETYSYTLSAVIVNRLFPVVLDVGAPADRLRALAWGAILPRDATPSFINEQLMAAPRPELPPEALQDAFAHYASPADYYQREELATSA